A window of Terriglobales bacterium genomic DNA:
CGACCGATTCGCTGGTGTCGTCGCTCTGCGTCTCGGCGATCAGGCTGTGGTCGGGCACGCCGCGCGCCAGCAGGTAGTCGTGCCCCACGCCGCCTTCGGTGTACTTCGGGTCGCCGCCTTGCCCGCCGGTCGTGATGATGACCGGCGCCAGCCCGCGCTGGAACAGGTCGTAGCCGTGGTCGAGCCGCGCCCTGAACACCGGCGACGGTTTCCCGGAATACTGCGCGGCGCCGAACACGACGATGGCCGCCGCGGGACGCGCTTCGTCCGTGCGCGACTGCCGCACGATGCGCGCGTACACGACGCCGGCGTAAGCCAGGCACGCGAACAGCGCCAGCCAGACCAGCCGGCGCGCGACGCTTCTCCTGGAAGGATCCTTCGCGGCGGACAAACTCCCTCGTTACTCTTTGCCGAGGATCTGCTCGAGCTCCTGGCGCGTGATGGCGCCTTCGCGCTGCACCTCCCAGCGTCCGTCAGGATCGGTCAGATTCACGATGGTCGAGGCGACCGAGCGCGGCGACACGCCGCCGTCGACGATGATGGGGATGCGGTTCCCGAGCTGCTCCTGCACGCCCTTCGCCGTCGTGCATTCCTTCTCGCCCGAGATGTTCGCCGAGGTCGCGGTGATCGGCACGCCCG
This region includes:
- a CDS encoding YdcF family protein, coding for MSAAKDPSRRSVARRLVWLALFACLAYAGVVYARIVRQSRTDEARPAAAIVVFGAAQYSGKPSPVFRARLDHGYDLFQRGLAPVIITTGGQGGDPKYTEGGVGHDYLLARGVPDHSLIAETQSDDTSESVGRVAAILKRNGMKDCVAVSDPYHLFRIRQMLEREGVTVYPSPRPQAKPLG